The DNA region ACCAATGAGTTCTTCGCTGATGCGATCTTCTCCGTACACCCCGATGCTAAGTTCGTGCATGTGTACCGGAATGTGTTCTCCATGATCTCGTCGCTGAAGAAGCTGGGGTGGATCCAGCCGGGGGATCAACACCTCGCCCGTCGGGTCATCGAGTGGAATCGCTCCCTGGAAGCCCTGCTGGTCAACCTGCACCAGTATCGCGGCAGATATCTGGGGATCCGGTATGAGAACTTCGTGGAGGATCCGAAGACGTACCTCAAGCTGATCTGTGGCTTTCTGGGGATCGACTACCGGGAGGAGATGCTGGAGATGCGGGGGCACCCGGGTGGGTGGAAGGGTTCCAATTCGGCCTTCTCGGCGTCTGCCCGCACCATCTCCCCCGAATTGGCGAAGAGGCCGGTGGAGAATCTGTCGGATCATGAGAGGGCGATCATTCAGGTGATCTGCCAGTCGTACGAGCTGTACATGCGGGAGAGATATCCGGGATTCCGCTTGAGCTGGCTGGAGGCCGAGAGCTTAACCGTGCTGGGGGAGGAGCTTCTGAAGGAGGACCAGGAGCTGGCCCTGCTGGCGTTTCGGAAGGCGGTGGACGTCGAGCCGTCCCACCGCATGGCGCGTCGCGATCTCGATCGGTTGCTCCGGGAGGTGGGCGGGGATATGCCTGAAGCGGGGGAGGATGCCCATCGGACCTCCGCCCGTGCGCCGGAGATCGTCGATGTGCGACCGCATGTGGCCGGTGTGGACGTCACCATCCGTTGCCGGGTGTGTGGCCATACATTTGATCGCTATCAGCCGACGGTGGCCGGGGCCGCATTGGGACGGCACATTTGCCCCCAGTGTCAGGCGGTGTACGAGGTCTGGCCGGAGGAGTTCATCAAGGTGTTGGATCGATTTCTGCCCCCCCGTGACTTCGAGGAGATGCTCCGAATGAACGAGGAAGTCACGCGCATCGCGGGGACCTGGTATCAGGCGAAGCCGATGGCCAGTTTGTTGACGTATCGAGGGGTGAACCTGGGGGAGCCGACCGAGCGGGAGCTGGCCGCCTTCATCACACAGGGCTTGTATGCGGCACAGGAGGGGAGGGAAGCGCATGAGCGGTGAGATCCTGTTTTTCGATGTGCACAATCCCGAGTACCTGCCGTTGATTCGGTCGGTTGCCGACCGGGGGGTCTCGCTCATCATGAGCACCTCCCCGCTATCCAGGCAGCTCCTGGAGGCCAGGGTTTCGGTGCGCGTGTGGGAATCGTTCATCCCGGCGGATGCGCAGGCCCGCCTGCATCGGGAGATCTCCCGCATCGCCAACGGGCTGCCGCGGGCTCTGGAGGATCCCGCCGTGCAACAGGCGTTTTCCTCTCCGTTGGGGCAGTTCCTGCCCCGCACGGGCGAGCGGTTCTTCCAGCGTCTGGTCTCGTTATTGGCGAGCGAGATCATGACTTTGGAGATCCTGGAGAACGTGTTTCAGCAGAGCGATCTACGCCTGATCGTGTTGGGGTATGACAATAACCACGCCCAGCGGGCGATCGTGCGTTATGCCGCCCAGCATGGCGTTCCCACCCTCCAGCTGGCTCACGCCATGTACGGCAAGCTCATTCACTTCCGCTATGCCGCCAACATGTACACCCTCTACGCGGATTACGTCGCGGTCTTCGGGGAGCGGGCCCGGCGGGATATGATCGCGCTGGGCACCGACCCGGAGCGGATTCTCGTGACCGGGGCGCCCCACTGGGATCATCTGTACGCGCCTGAGGCACGGATCGGGGCCGAGGAGGCCCGGCAGCGGCTTGGACTGGATCCCCATCGGCCGGTGGTCCTCCTGTGCATGGGATATGCGGACGGGTCATCGGCGTTCTTCCCCGCCATCATGAAGCGGCTGTTGGCCGCTCAGCAGGCTACGATCCAGGCTGTGCGCCACCTGGGCGAGGACGTGCAGCTGGTCGTCCGGCCGCATCCGGGCGAGCTGGGACGGGGGACGCTGTCCCCGGGGGAGCGGGAAGGGCTGCTTCAGGCCTATGGGGATTGGGTAGGGCGGCATGGGGTTCGCCTGGCGCTGCTCTCCCGGGATCAGAAGATCGAGGCGATCCGGGCGGCCGACGTCGTCATCGCGATGGGATCCTCCTCCATCATCCCCGAGGTGATGATCCTCCAGCGTCCCGTGGTTATGCTGCCCTGGTTCGATCGGGACGATCACACCTTCACCGAGCGGGATGGTGTCGTGATCGTAAACGAGGACCAGCAGCTCACTCAGGTGCTGTCGGAGCTGCTGGGGGATCCGGATCGGCGGAAGGCGATGGTGGAGCGGCAGAACGCCGCCCTGCCGGATCTGAACTATCGGAACGACGGGAAAGCCACCGAGCGGACGGCGGAGGCGATTATGAAGCTGGCGACTGCATCGGAACGGGCTGCTCGGCAGCGCTCTTCTCAGCATGTCCAGACGACATCATCCAGGCGGGAACCTCCGAGAGTCGTCTCGGGCGAGACGCGTGACGCGTCACCTGATCGGGACGCGTCGCGCAAGGACGGGCGTGCGCCTCGCGATGGGCGGGGCTCGCCGCGCGTCCTGTTCGCGTACCGGGCCGATATCGATGCGCAGGGGGGTGCGGCGGTCGTCATGCGCGAGACCGCTCGCGCCCTGCAGGATCTGGGAGTGCACGTCGACATCGCTTACGATCTCTGTCCCAGCGTCCGGGGATATGATCTGGTACACGTGTTCAATATCTGGGAGCCCCACTCCGCGCTGGAGCAACTGCGCTATCTGACCAGAACCGGGATCCCGGTGGTTTGGTCTCCCATTTACCTGCACTGGTGTGAGTACGCCTGGGCCAATCTGGCGGTGCGGGCGGCATTCGATCCGCGGCGCACCCCGGAAAAGCGCGAGCAGCTCCTGCAGGCCTTTGTCCGGGGAACCCTCTCCGTACAGGGGATGCATCGCTGGCTTCCCAACGAGGTCTACCCCGGGTTCCATCAGCATCTGAAGGAGATGCTGTCGCACGTAGACCACGTGTGCGTCACCAGCCACCGGGAAGTGCAGATGCTGTTCCAAATCACCCGGTGTGTCGCGAAGCCGTTCACGGTTACCCCCCATGGGGTGGATCCCTCGTTCCTGGTCGACGCGTCGCCGGAGCCCTTCCAGGACCGGTTCGGCGTGCGGGATTTCGTGCTCTGCGTCGGCGCGATCGACGGGCGAAAGAACCAGCTCCTGTTGGTCGAGGCTTTGAAGGATACGGGGCTGAAACTCGTCCTGGTGGGGCCGTCATTTGAGTCGGATTACCTGGATCTGTGCCTGCGGGAGGGAGGGGATCAAGTTTTGTACACCGACCGTCTCCCGCAGGATCTGGTGGCTTCCGCCTATAAGGCAGCTCGCGTACATGCCCTGCCCAGCTTCGCTGAAGGGGCCGCGCTGGCCAACCTGGAGGCGGCCGTTGCCGGATGCGCCATGGTGGTCAGCAACCGCTCCTCGGAGTTCGAGTACTTCGGTGACGCGCCCTACTACTGCGATCCCGTGGATCCCGCCTCCATTCGGGAGGCCGTGCTACGAGCGCACGAGTCGTACGCGGCGGAGCGAGAGCGCTGGGAGACCTTGAGCCGCCAGGTGCAGGAGCGGTTCACCTGGGAACGAACGGCAGCTCTGACGTTGGAAGCTTACGAGCGAACCCTCTCTCAGAGGGATAGCAGCCGTGAGAAGCGCTCGCGAAAGACCTTCCATATCTCTCGATCCTACAGGCCTACCATCAAGTGGGGAGCCATCATCTTCCACTTCAGCGGCTATTCCCGCCTCTCTCGCGAGACGATTCTCGCCCTGGATCGACGCGGGGCTATGGTGGCGGTCGAGCCTCTGGGGGTGGATCGGCGATTCGTGGAACAGCTGAAGGCCGACCCGGATGTCGCGTACACCTGGACGCGGCTCCTGGCCCAGAAGGTAGAGGACGAGGGGGTTTACATCTGCCTCCATCCGCCGGTCCTTTGGAACGGCACTGATCTCTTCGCCGCCGTGCGCCAGCGAAATCCCGGCTTCAAAGCATACGTGGGCATCACCATGTTTGAGACGGATCGGCTGCCCGCCGGATGGGCGGACGCATGCAATGGCATGGATGAGGTCTGGGTTCCCAGTACCTTCAACCGGGATACGTTCGCCCGGGCAGGCGTGGATCCGGAGCGTATCCAGGTGATCCCGTTCGGGATCGATATCCAGCGGTATGATCCCGAGCAGGTGCAGCCCAGGGAGATCCCGGGGCGGAGGGGCTTTACGTTCCTCTCCGTCTTCCAGTGGAGCAAGCGCAAGGGGTGGGATGTGCTGTTGAGGGCCTATCTCTCCGCCTTTACGCCGGAGGATGATGTCTGTCTCGTCTTGCGGACATACCCTGGGCGTGAGGAGTTCCCGCCCATCCGGGAGCGCATCGATCGATATATCCGGGAGTTGGGCTACGATCCGGAGCACGTGCCCCCTATCCGGCTCCTGGAGGACTTCATCCCCGAGGTCGACATGCCGGCCCTCTACAAGGCGGCCGACGCGTTCGTGCTGCCGAGTCGCGGCGAGGGTTGGGGCATCCCCTTCATGGAGGCCATGGCGATGGGCCTGCCGGTCATCGCCACCCGCTGGAGCGCTCACCTGGACTTCATGAATGACGACAACAGCTACCTGATCGACATCGAGGGGCTGGTGCCTGTGGATCCTGAGCAGACGGCTGAGGACCAGTTCTACACATCGGACCAGCGCTGGGCTGAGCCGTCCGTGGAGCACACGGCGGCCCTCATGCGGCACGTGTACGAGCATCGGGATGAGGCTCGGGCGAAGGGGATGCGCGCCCGGCGGGACATCCAAACCAAATGGACGTCCGATCGTACGGCGGATTGGGTGATCCGGCGGGTTGCCCACCTGACCGGCCGAGAGGGAGACCTGGAGATGCTGGAGGCGCAGGCGCATGTGGGCGATGGGGAGGCGTCGGAGGCCGAGGCGGAGGCCTCCCGTGAGGAGGTTGCCGTGCGCCAGGTCGAGAGCGCGCCATCTGAGGATGCTCCCGCCCCCGTCCTGTGGATCGCGCCCGTCTTCGATCCCAGCGGCTATGCCGATGAGGCACGGAACTTCATCGTGCACCTGCAGGCGCAGGGGGTGGCCATCGCCGCCCGAGAGCTGGGCCGTCACTCGTCCAGGTTCCGTGAGCAGCTCGATCCCCAGATCCGCGAGCTGCTCGATGGGGCCCTGGGACGGGAGGCGAGCCCCGGCTGCATCAGCGTCGTGCACTTCCCCGCCTATGTCTTCGAGCGCATCCCCCAGGCCGCTTACCACATCGGCCGGGTGATGTTCGAGACGGATGGGCTGCCGGCCGAGTGGGTGGCCAAGTGCAACCAGATGGACGAGATCTGGGTGCCCACCGACTTCAACCTGCAGACCTTCCGGGATGCCGGTGTGACGGCGAAGCTGTTCAAGGTGCCCGGCGGGATCGACACCGATCGATTCCGCCCGGGATACGAGCCCTTGCCGATCCCGGGCGCCCGGGGCACGGTGTTCCTGTCCATCTTCGAGTGGATCTACCGCAAGGGATGGGACGTGTTGCTGCGGGCGTGGGCCCAGGCATTCGATCCGGACGATGACGTCAGCCTGGTGTTGCGCACCTATCCCGTCAACGCGGTCGATGCCGATGCCCGGGAGGAGATCGAGCGTCGTATCGATCGCTTCCTGGCGGAGGAATTGGGCCTACGGCGGGGCCAGGTAGCCCCCATCATCGTCCTGGGCGAGCAGGTTCCGGAGGAGGACATGCCACGGCTGTTCGCGGCCGCCACGGCCTATGTGGCACCATCCCGGGGTGAGGGATGGGGACGGCCGCACATGCAGGCCATGGCCTGTGGGCTGCCGGTCATCGCCACCCGCTGGAGCGGAAACCTGGAGTTCATGAACGACGAGAACAGCCTGCTGATCGACATCGAGGGGCTGGTGGAGATCGACGAGCGGGCGGAGATCCCCTTCTATCGGGGGCAGCGATGGGCGGAGCCGTCGGCAGATCACCTGGCCCGACTCATGCGTCAAGTGGTCTCACACCCCGAAGAGATGGCGCGAATCGGCCAGCGGGCTCGTGAGGACATGGTGCAGCGCTGGCGGTGGGAGAAGGTCGCGGCCATCGCCGCGGAGCGGCTGCGGGAGATCCAGGATGGCCTGGCCACGCGAGGCCGAGAGGTTGGGACGCTCGAGGATCGGCCGCCGGCGGTGCGCTGGGAGGGCTCTCAGTTCGTCCACCACTCCCTGGCGTTGGTCAACCGGGAGCTGTGTCTGCAGTTGTTGGATGCCGGATGTGAGCTGTCCATCATCCCGTATGAGCCGGATCAATTTGGACCGGAGGCGGACCCGCGCTTCCACAAGTTGGCGGAGCGGGTGAATGCCCCCCTCTCCCGGCCGGCCGATGTCCACGTGCGCCATCAGTGGCCGCCGAAACTCACCCCGCCGGAAGAGGGGCACTGGGTCATCATGCAGCCCTGGGAGTTCGGCAGCCTGCCCAAGGAATGGGTCGAGGTCATGAGCACCCAGGTGGATGAGGTCTGGACGTACACCTCCTACGTACGTGATTGCTATATCCGCAGCGGGGTTCCCGCCGATCGGGTGCATGTGGTGCCCCTGGGCGTGGATGTCGAGAGATTCCGGCCGGATGTGCCGCCGTTCCCCCTGCAGACGAAGAAGCGGTTCAAGTTCCTCTTTGTGGGCGGCACCATCTCTCGCAAGGGGATCGATATCCTGCTGGACGCCTACATGAACGCCTTCACCGCCGAGGATGACGTGTGTCTGGTGATCAAAGACATGGGAGGGAGCTCGTTCTATAAGGGGCAGACGGCCCAAGATCTCATCGCCAAGTGCCGGGCCACGCCGAACGCGCCAGAGATCGAGTACATCGATCGCACGTTGAGCGATGAGGAACTGGTGGGATTGTACACCGCCTGTGATTGCTTGGTGCACCCGTATCGAGGGGAGGGCTTCGGCCTGCCCATCGCCGAGGCCATGGCCTGTGGGCTTCCCGTGATCGTGACCGGGCACGGGGCTGCCCTGGATTTCTGCACGGAGGAGACGGCCTATCTGATCCCGGCCCGGGTGGTGCGCCTGCCGCAGAAGCGAGTGGGAGATCTGGAGACCGTCGACTATCCGTGGTGGGCGGATCCGGATCGGGATGCCCTGAAGCAGCTCATGCGACACGTGGTGGCGAACCCGGAGGAGGCGAGGGCCAAGGGGCGGGCTGCCCGGGATCACATCCGGGAGCACTTCACCTGGGCCCACGCGGCCGAGGTGGCCCGAAAGCGCCTGCAGGAATTGCGGGATAAACCCATCCGGCGCCTGACGGCCGAGGAGGAGCAGCGGGCGGCGGCGCAGCAGGCCATGGGTGATCTGCTGGCGGCGGGTCAGGCGGCCCTGGAGCGTGGCGATCTGGAGGCGGCGGCCCGTGAGTTCGCCCGGGTGGCTGAGCAGTTCCCCGATATGGCCGCGGCGCACACGGCGTTGGGGTCCACGCTGGTCGCGCTGGGCCGGGTCGAGGAGGCGATCCCGGCGCTGCGGCGGGCGACCGAGCTGGTGCCGCAGGCCGCGGCGCTTCAGAACCAGCTGGG from Chloroflexota bacterium includes:
- a CDS encoding sulfotransferase, coding for MEAPVFIGGQERSGTSMIRSVIGSHPDIAIFEYDLPLWRSIYPEHRRYWGEVPNRELALKMLEAIYGNEKLLQSAYKPDRARVEKALDGLNLEAITDYTALAGAVFGALLEEYRLVRGRKRWGLKTPTNEFFADAIFSVHPDAKFVHVYRNVFSMISSLKKLGWIQPGDQHLARRVIEWNRSLEALLVNLHQYRGRYLGIRYENFVEDPKTYLKLICGFLGIDYREEMLEMRGHPGGWKGSNSAFSASARTISPELAKRPVENLSDHERAIIQVICQSYELYMRERYPGFRLSWLEAESLTVLGEELLKEDQELALLAFRKAVDVEPSHRMARRDLDRLLREVGGDMPEAGEDAHRTSARAPEIVDVRPHVAGVDVTIRCRVCGHTFDRYQPTVAGAALGRHICPQCQAVYEVWPEEFIKVLDRFLPPRDFEEMLRMNEEVTRIAGTWYQAKPMASLLTYRGVNLGEPTERELAAFITQGLYAAQEGREAHER
- a CDS encoding glycosyltransferase; this encodes MSGEILFFDVHNPEYLPLIRSVADRGVSLIMSTSPLSRQLLEARVSVRVWESFIPADAQARLHREISRIANGLPRALEDPAVQQAFSSPLGQFLPRTGERFFQRLVSLLASEIMTLEILENVFQQSDLRLIVLGYDNNHAQRAIVRYAAQHGVPTLQLAHAMYGKLIHFRYAANMYTLYADYVAVFGERARRDMIALGTDPERILVTGAPHWDHLYAPEARIGAEEARQRLGLDPHRPVVLLCMGYADGSSAFFPAIMKRLLAAQQATIQAVRHLGEDVQLVVRPHPGELGRGTLSPGEREGLLQAYGDWVGRHGVRLALLSRDQKIEAIRAADVVIAMGSSSIIPEVMILQRPVVMLPWFDRDDHTFTERDGVVIVNEDQQLTQVLSELLGDPDRRKAMVERQNAALPDLNYRNDGKATERTAEAIMKLATASERAARQRSSQHVQTTSSRREPPRVVSGETRDASPDRDASRKDGRAPRDGRGSPRVLFAYRADIDAQGGAAVVMRETARALQDLGVHVDIAYDLCPSVRGYDLVHVFNIWEPHSALEQLRYLTRTGIPVVWSPIYLHWCEYAWANLAVRAAFDPRRTPEKREQLLQAFVRGTLSVQGMHRWLPNEVYPGFHQHLKEMLSHVDHVCVTSHREVQMLFQITRCVAKPFTVTPHGVDPSFLVDASPEPFQDRFGVRDFVLCVGAIDGRKNQLLLVEALKDTGLKLVLVGPSFESDYLDLCLREGGDQVLYTDRLPQDLVASAYKAARVHALPSFAEGAALANLEAAVAGCAMVVSNRSSEFEYFGDAPYYCDPVDPASIREAVLRAHESYAAERERWETLSRQVQERFTWERTAALTLEAYERTLSQRDSSREKRSRKTFHISRSYRPTIKWGAIIFHFSGYSRLSRETILALDRRGAMVAVEPLGVDRRFVEQLKADPDVAYTWTRLLAQKVEDEGVYICLHPPVLWNGTDLFAAVRQRNPGFKAYVGITMFETDRLPAGWADACNGMDEVWVPSTFNRDTFARAGVDPERIQVIPFGIDIQRYDPEQVQPREIPGRRGFTFLSVFQWSKRKGWDVLLRAYLSAFTPEDDVCLVLRTYPGREEFPPIRERIDRYIRELGYDPEHVPPIRLLEDFIPEVDMPALYKAADAFVLPSRGEGWGIPFMEAMAMGLPVIATRWSAHLDFMNDDNSYLIDIEGLVPVDPEQTAEDQFYTSDQRWAEPSVEHTAALMRHVYEHRDEARAKGMRARRDIQTKWTSDRTADWVIRRVAHLTGREGDLEMLEAQAHVGDGEASEAEAEASREEVAVRQVESAPSEDAPAPVLWIAPVFDPSGYADEARNFIVHLQAQGVAIAARELGRHSSRFREQLDPQIRELLDGALGREASPGCISVVHFPAYVFERIPQAAYHIGRVMFETDGLPAEWVAKCNQMDEIWVPTDFNLQTFRDAGVTAKLFKVPGGIDTDRFRPGYEPLPIPGARGTVFLSIFEWIYRKGWDVLLRAWAQAFDPDDDVSLVLRTYPVNAVDADAREEIERRIDRFLAEELGLRRGQVAPIIVLGEQVPEEDMPRLFAAATAYVAPSRGEGWGRPHMQAMACGLPVIATRWSGNLEFMNDENSLLIDIEGLVEIDERAEIPFYRGQRWAEPSADHLARLMRQVVSHPEEMARIGQRAREDMVQRWRWEKVAAIAAERLREIQDGLATRGREVGTLEDRPPAVRWEGSQFVHHSLALVNRELCLQLLDAGCELSIIPYEPDQFGPEADPRFHKLAERVNAPLSRPADVHVRHQWPPKLTPPEEGHWVIMQPWEFGSLPKEWVEVMSTQVDEVWTYTSYVRDCYIRSGVPADRVHVVPLGVDVERFRPDVPPFPLQTKKRFKFLFVGGTISRKGIDILLDAYMNAFTAEDDVCLVIKDMGGSSFYKGQTAQDLIAKCRATPNAPEIEYIDRTLSDEELVGLYTACDCLVHPYRGEGFGLPIAEAMACGLPVIVTGHGAALDFCTEETAYLIPARVVRLPQKRVGDLETVDYPWWADPDRDALKQLMRHVVANPEEARAKGRAARDHIREHFTWAHAAEVARKRLQELRDKPIRRLTAEEEQRAAAQQAMGDLLAAGQAALERGDLEAAAREFARVAEQFPDMAAAHTALGSTLVALGRVEEAIPALRRATELVPQAAALQNQLGVALYQLNRLDEAEAAFLRAREEDPEDVEAMLNLIELYRTRGDYARATTVVKEALRTHPNHADVLAAFGILCAELGDGEGVEMALRRVQALSPHHPVVTTLQQVLVTAGENGQGVATP